A section of the Oryza sativa Japonica Group chromosome 1, ASM3414082v1 genome encodes:
- the LOC4324337 gene encoding uncharacterized protein isoform X2 codes for MAPGAGSSSSARRGRRVAAAEPPRRALRMRASSPMYYTSDDEDLPEIVLTPPAPAPPRTGTRSLRMHASPPDYGRRRTNRPRRVARTRSPPVVQEAEREPPAPQQPAAVVVERVFYMVGSPPDVITATGEGPGGRTVAGFRCRRLTSTRTLVDGEDAAARAAAISGARALVMCSCHGAPFTHAEFLLHAGGTDLGRNVTGYPWLGDEMELTPPGAGGPHL; via the exons ATGGCGCCGGGTgctgggtcgtcgtcgtcggcgaggaggggcaggcgcgtcgccgccgccgagccgccccgccgcgcgctCAGGATGCGCGCGTCGTCGCCGATGTACTACACGTCCGACGACGAGGACTTGCCGGAGATTGTCCTGACGCCcccggctccggcgccgccgcgcaccgGTACCCGCTCGCTGCGGATGCACGCGTCGCCGCCCGACTATGGGCGCCGCCGTACCAACCGACCCCGCC GCGTGGCACggacgaggtcgccgccggtggtgcaggaggcggagagggagccgccggcgccgcagcagccggcggcggtggtggtggagcgcgTGTTTTACATGGTGGGTAGCCCGCCGGACGTCATCACGGCCACGGGGGAAGGGCCGGGGGGGCGCACGGTGGCGGGCTTCCGTTGCAGGAGGCTCACGTCCACGCGCAccctcgtcgacggcgaggacgccgccgcccgcgccgccgccatcagcggcgcccgcgccctggTCATGTGCAGCTGCCACGGCGCGCCCTTCACCCACGCCGAGTTCCTGCTCCACGCCGGCGGCACCGACCTGGGCCGCAACGTCACCGGCTACCCGTGGCTTGGCGACGAGATGGAGCTGACTcctcccggcgccggcggccccCATCTGTAG
- the LOC4324337 gene encoding uncharacterized protein isoform X1 — MAPGAGSSSSARRGRRVAAAEPPRRALRMRASSPMYYTSDDEDLPEIVLTPPAPAPPRTGTRSLRMHASPPDYGRRRTNRPRRKKERTRSNACFGFISGVARTRSPPVVQEAEREPPAPQQPAAVVVERVFYMVGSPPDVITATGEGPGGRTVAGFRCRRLTSTRTLVDGEDAAARAAAISGARALVMCSCHGAPFTHAEFLLHAGGTDLGRNVTGYPWLGDEMELTPPGAGGPHL; from the exons ATGGCGCCGGGTgctgggtcgtcgtcgtcggcgaggaggggcaggcgcgtcgccgccgccgagccgccccgccgcgcgctCAGGATGCGCGCGTCGTCGCCGATGTACTACACGTCCGACGACGAGGACTTGCCGGAGATTGTCCTGACGCCcccggctccggcgccgccgcgcaccgGTACCCGCTCGCTGCGGATGCACGCGTCGCCGCCCGACTATGGGCGCCGCCGTACCAACCGACCCCGCCGTAAGAAAGAACGAACTCGATCGAATGCATGTTTCGGTTTCATTTCCG GCGTGGCACggacgaggtcgccgccggtggtgcaggaggcggagagggagccgccggcgccgcagcagccggcggcggtggtggtggagcgcgTGTTTTACATGGTGGGTAGCCCGCCGGACGTCATCACGGCCACGGGGGAAGGGCCGGGGGGGCGCACGGTGGCGGGCTTCCGTTGCAGGAGGCTCACGTCCACGCGCAccctcgtcgacggcgaggacgccgccgcccgcgccgccgccatcagcggcgcccgcgccctggTCATGTGCAGCTGCCACGGCGCGCCCTTCACCCACGCCGAGTTCCTGCTCCACGCCGGCGGCACCGACCTGGGCCGCAACGTCACCGGCTACCCGTGGCTTGGCGACGAGATGGAGCTGACTcctcccggcgccggcggccccCATCTGTAG